The segment CTTTGGTTCGTTTCTTCTACTTTGAAAGAAACTGGACTACAAAATCGAGTGAATTTTTAGAGAAAAAACAATTGCGCATTGCCAATCCATTGTTCCACTTTGGCTTGCTTTGCGTTATCGGTGGTCACGTAGTAGGTGTGTTAATCCCTAAAACTTGGACTGCTGCAATCGGTATTAATGACCATATGTACCATGAAGGTGCGTTATACATGGGTGCTGTAGCTGGTATTATCTTTATCGTAGGCTTCTTGCTTTTGATGAAACGTCGCTTTACTGTGCCTGCTATGAAAGTTAACACATCTGGCCTTGATAAATGGTTATACTTGTTCTTAACATTAGCTATTTTCAGCGGTATGGCTGGTACATTGCTTAATGCATCTGGTTTCT is part of the Veillonella nakazawae genome and harbors:
- the narI gene encoding respiratory nitrate reductase subunit gamma; protein product: MNLFLWGALPYIAFTFLIVGTLVRFFYFERNWTTKSSEFLEKKQLRIANPLFHFGLLCVIGGHVVGVLIPKTWTAAIGINDHMYHEGALYMGAVAGIIFIVGFLLLMKRRFTVPAMKVNTSGLDKWLYLFLTLAIFSGMAGTLLNASGFFDYRVSIGPWFRSLLAFMPDPSLMEGVPFMFKFHMFAWMAVAIIFPFSRLVHCLSAPLNYLTRPFIVYRKRDEK